The Christiangramia flava JLT2011 genome has a segment encoding these proteins:
- the ftsZ gene encoding cell division protein FtsZ, with the protein MSSTEFGDISFDLPKNQSNVIKVIGVGGGGSNAINHMFQLGIKGVDFVVCNTDSQALENSPVPNKIQLGVSLTEGLGAGANPEIGEKAAEESFEEIKRMLDTNTKMVFITAGMGGGTGTGAAPVIAKQAKALDILTVGIVTIPFQFEGRNRNEQAQIGVEKLRSHVDSLIVINNNKLREVYGNLGFKAGFSKADEVLATASRGIAEVITHHYTQNIDLRDAKTVLSNSGTAIMGSASASGASRATDAIMKALDSPLLNDNKITGAKNVLLLIVSGNEEITIDEIGEINDHIQAEAGHSANIIMGVGEDESLEDAIAVTIIATGFNVEQQNEITNTETKKIIHTLEDEQKAEHDLSAKKTGYVAPISSAPVEEKAEPIQEPKNEKIVHTLDESLEEVDEVGNIQKKVDEILKTPDFARKLDVSYEEVDPNDFIINDTSEEVKSMNVRDAEEVRAEKEEQFMFTFDMPASEERTPSEKSEKKEEVRKFTLEETEEETRNIKVNEAIEIVPVTESSAQGIKRYSLDDYMEIEERLNSSKAPKKEEEQDETIAFEKKTVAPAQPSRHGDEDDPFDNPISSEIVRQRTAERKAKMKEFNYKFRNSSAQIDEIEKQPAYKRAGIELDHSKPGEGKLSRMSIEQGDDNELHFRKNNSFLHDNVD; encoded by the coding sequence ATGAGCAGTACAGAGTTTGGAGACATTTCATTCGATTTACCAAAGAATCAATCGAACGTCATCAAAGTGATTGGTGTAGGAGGCGGTGGAAGCAATGCCATTAACCACATGTTCCAGTTAGGGATTAAAGGGGTTGATTTCGTGGTATGCAACACCGATTCCCAGGCACTTGAGAACAGCCCGGTTCCCAATAAGATCCAGTTAGGGGTGTCCCTTACCGAAGGTCTGGGAGCAGGAGCGAACCCGGAGATCGGAGAGAAAGCAGCAGAAGAGAGTTTTGAGGAGATCAAACGCATGTTGGATACCAACACGAAAATGGTCTTTATCACCGCCGGAATGGGTGGTGGTACCGGTACCGGAGCAGCTCCGGTTATCGCCAAACAGGCAAAGGCTCTGGATATTCTTACCGTTGGGATTGTGACCATTCCTTTTCAGTTCGAGGGGAGAAATAGAAATGAACAGGCTCAGATCGGAGTGGAGAAACTGAGAAGCCATGTAGATTCACTTATCGTGATCAATAATAATAAGCTTCGTGAGGTCTACGGAAACCTTGGTTTCAAAGCTGGATTCTCAAAGGCTGATGAAGTGCTGGCAACCGCTTCCAGAGGTATTGCTGAAGTTATTACCCATCACTACACGCAAAACATTGACTTGCGAGATGCGAAAACCGTATTGAGCAATAGCGGGACCGCGATCATGGGTTCTGCAAGCGCTTCCGGTGCCAGCCGTGCAACCGATGCGATCATGAAAGCTTTGGACTCTCCGTTATTGAATGACAACAAAATTACCGGTGCTAAAAATGTACTGCTACTCATAGTTTCCGGAAATGAAGAGATCACTATCGATGAGATCGGGGAAATCAACGATCATATCCAGGCAGAAGCCGGGCACAGCGCCAATATCATCATGGGTGTTGGTGAGGATGAATCCCTGGAAGATGCCATTGCTGTAACCATTATTGCTACTGGTTTCAATGTGGAACAGCAAAATGAGATCACGAATACCGAAACAAAGAAGATCATCCATACGCTTGAAGATGAGCAAAAAGCTGAACATGACCTGAGCGCTAAAAAGACCGGCTATGTGGCTCCAATTTCGAGCGCGCCCGTGGAAGAAAAAGCGGAACCTATACAGGAACCAAAAAATGAGAAGATCGTTCATACGCTGGACGAATCTTTGGAAGAAGTGGATGAAGTAGGGAATATTCAAAAAAAAGTAGATGAAATCCTGAAAACTCCAGATTTTGCCCGAAAGCTGGACGTTTCTTACGAAGAAGTAGATCCAAATGATTTTATCATCAATGATACTTCGGAAGAAGTGAAATCAATGAACGTTCGGGATGCGGAAGAAGTAAGAGCTGAAAAAGAAGAACAATTCATGTTCACTTTCGATATGCCTGCTTCCGAAGAAAGAACTCCTTCAGAAAAATCTGAAAAGAAAGAAGAGGTTAGGAAATTCACTTTGGAAGAAACTGAAGAAGAAACCCGGAATATCAAGGTGAACGAAGCGATCGAGATTGTACCGGTGACGGAAAGTTCTGCACAGGGAATCAAGCGCTACAGCCTGGACGATTATATGGAAATTGAGGAAAGGCTCAATAGTTCCAAAGCTCCGAAGAAAGAAGAAGAGCAGGATGAAACCATCGCATTTGAGAAGAAAACGGTGGCTCCGGCTCAGCCTTCCAGGCATGGTGATGAAGATGATCCTTTTGACAATCCTATTTCCTCAGAGATTGTAAGACAACGCACTGCGGAAAGAAAGGCCAAAATGAAGGAATTCAATTATAAATTTCGCAACAGTTCTGCGCAGATCGATGAGATCGAAAAGCAGCCGGCATACAAGAGAGCGGGAATTGAACTGGATCATAGCAAACCGGGTGAGGGAAAGCTTTCCAGGATGAGCATTGAGCAGGGAGATGATAATGAACTGCACTTTAGAAAGAACAACTCGTTTCTACACGATAATGTAGACTAA
- the ftsA gene encoding cell division protein FtsA: protein MEQNDIAVGLDIGTTKIVAMIGRKNEYGKVEIIGIGKSKSLGVHRGVVNNITQTIQSIQQAIQEAEADSGLKISEVVVGIAGQHIRSLQHSDYITRPNPEEVIDADDIHTLCNQVHKLVMLPGEEIIHVLPQEFKVDGQAEIKEPIGMYGGRLEANFHVVVGQVSSIRNIGRCVKSAGLELSAVTLEPLASANAVLSQEEKEAGVALIDIGGGTTDLAIFKDGIIRHTAVIPFGGNVITEDIKEGCSIIEKQAELLKIKFGSAWPGENKDNEIVSIPGLRGREPKEITLKNLSKIIHARVVEIIEQVYLEIKNYGHEEQKKKLIAGLVLTGGGAQLKHLKQLAEYITGMDTRIGYPNEHLAGNNDAETTSPVYATAVGLVMNSLEHGSGKFQEEAVLSDKRAEQKAQMEQEEEVYDSEDEMNDEEPSRKVARKSIFDKWAEKFKDFLDNAE, encoded by the coding sequence ATGGAACAAAACGATATTGCAGTAGGATTAGACATAGGGACCACCAAGATTGTGGCAATGATCGGCCGTAAGAATGAATACGGAAAAGTAGAGATCATTGGCATTGGGAAATCCAAATCTTTAGGGGTTCACAGGGGCGTGGTGAACAATATTACGCAAACCATACAGTCTATTCAGCAGGCAATACAGGAAGCAGAAGCAGATAGCGGATTGAAGATCAGCGAAGTGGTGGTTGGTATCGCGGGACAACATATCAGGAGTTTACAGCATAGCGATTATATCACGCGTCCTAACCCGGAAGAAGTGATCGATGCAGATGATATTCATACACTTTGCAACCAGGTTCACAAACTGGTCATGCTTCCGGGAGAAGAGATCATTCATGTGCTTCCGCAGGAATTTAAAGTAGACGGTCAGGCCGAGATCAAAGAGCCTATCGGGATGTACGGCGGAAGACTGGAAGCTAATTTCCACGTGGTAGTTGGTCAGGTTTCTTCGATCAGAAATATTGGAAGATGTGTAAAAAGTGCGGGGCTGGAGCTTTCTGCCGTGACTTTGGAACCTTTGGCTTCGGCCAATGCTGTTTTAAGTCAGGAAGAGAAAGAAGCCGGAGTTGCTTTGATAGATATTGGTGGTGGTACAACAGATCTGGCCATTTTTAAAGATGGGATCATCCGTCATACGGCTGTAATCCCTTTTGGAGGTAATGTGATCACTGAAGATATCAAGGAAGGTTGCTCGATCATTGAAAAACAGGCCGAATTGCTGAAGATCAAGTTTGGATCGGCTTGGCCTGGAGAAAATAAGGATAACGAGATCGTTTCGATTCCGGGGCTGCGTGGCCGGGAACCGAAAGAGATCACCCTGAAAAATCTTTCAAAGATCATTCACGCGAGAGTGGTGGAAATTATTGAACAGGTATACCTCGAGATCAAGAATTACGGTCACGAGGAACAAAAGAAAAAATTGATCGCCGGCCTTGTTCTTACCGGTGGTGGTGCCCAGCTCAAACATTTGAAGCAGTTGGCCGAATATATTACCGGGATGGATACGCGAATTGGTTATCCTAACGAACATCTGGCCGGTAACAACGATGCCGAAACAACCAGTCCTGTTTACGCAACCGCCGTTGGTTTGGTGATGAACAGCCTGGAGCATGGTAGTGGAAAATTTCAGGAAGAAGCGGTGCTTTCAGATAAAAGAGCTGAGCAAAAAGCGCAGATGGAACAGGAAGAGGAAGTCTATGATTCAGAAGATGAAATGAACGACGAGGAGCCTTCCAGAAAAGTTGCCCGGAAAAGCATTTTTGATAAATGGGCAGAGAAGTTTAAAGATTTTTTAGATAACGCAGAGTAA
- a CDS encoding cell division protein FtsQ/DivIB, which produces MKRSLPYIKAGFLLVLVVFLFGFAEKRHSARKINDVKVHFTDSENLYVPEEVVNKLLIQNDGATSGEGLEALDLNRVESLLNAHDMIENAEVYLTLDGQLAATVSQRKPIGRAIGNSSFYLDRQGKVMPLSAYYSARVPLLTGFNEKNVSEVYPLLNQVEKDDFLKKHITGIHRLPGGKMEVHVRGCDFDVYFGDSSRTVLKFNNFKAFYKKAQKDKKLNTYKKVNLQFGDQVVCTKK; this is translated from the coding sequence ATGAAGCGTAGTTTACCCTACATAAAAGCCGGGTTTTTACTGGTATTGGTAGTGTTTCTTTTTGGTTTTGCTGAAAAAAGGCATTCAGCCAGAAAGATCAACGATGTGAAAGTGCATTTTACCGACTCGGAAAACCTCTATGTCCCTGAGGAAGTGGTTAATAAATTGTTAATACAAAATGATGGAGCCACCTCAGGTGAAGGGCTAGAAGCTTTAGATTTGAATAGGGTGGAGTCTCTTTTGAATGCTCACGACATGATTGAAAACGCAGAAGTCTATCTTACTCTGGATGGGCAACTTGCGGCAACCGTGAGCCAGCGAAAACCAATTGGACGAGCTATAGGAAATTCCTCATTTTACCTGGACCGGCAGGGAAAAGTGATGCCGTTATCGGCATATTATTCCGCAAGAGTGCCTTTGTTAACGGGTTTTAACGAGAAAAATGTTTCGGAAGTTTACCCGTTATTGAATCAGGTGGAGAAGGATGATTTTCTGAAAAAGCATATCACGGGAATCCATCGATTACCCGGTGGGAAGATGGAAGTACATGTACGGGGTTGTGATTTTGATGTGTACTTTGGAGATTCTTCCAGAACAGTTTTGAAATTCAACAATTTCAAGGCATTTTATAAAAAAGCGCAGAAAGACAAAAAGTTAAATACCTACAAAAAAGTGAACCTACAATTTGGCGACCAGGTTGTGTGCACTAAAAAATAG
- the murC gene encoding UDP-N-acetylmuramate--L-alanine ligase has translation MIKLNDIQHFYFIGIGGIGMSALARYFRAQGLDVSGYDKTGTQLTRELEAEGIQINYQDEIEQIPPAFLRKPEKSLVVYTPAIPKDHQQFQLLKERKFPIVKRAELLGLLSSEKFTMAVAGTHGKTTTTAILGHLLKETGAPVTAFLGGVSEDIQSNLIMKGDEVIVVEADEFDRSFLHLKPNLAAITSMDADHLDIYGEKAELEKSFREFAAKVPEDGKLYVKNGLPLKGYRIGVEDESEFSAQNVRIQNGEYLFDLHTPTGTIENLQFNLPGKHNLLNAITALAMAIDYGSPTVDLGRALHSFKGVRRRFSYRIKTGEQVLIDDYAHHPTEIAAVHQAVREMYPNKKVLAVFQPHLFSRTRDFAEEFAQSLSVFDEVMLMDIYPAREIPIEGISSAWLLEKIENEKKQLVSKEELASSIKKSSAEVVMMIGAGDIGEEVEKVQKALLNEA, from the coding sequence TTGATCAAACTAAACGACATACAGCATTTTTATTTCATCGGCATCGGTGGGATTGGAATGAGTGCACTGGCCCGATATTTCAGGGCCCAGGGCCTGGATGTCTCAGGTTATGATAAAACCGGCACACAGCTCACCCGCGAGCTGGAAGCTGAAGGCATTCAGATTAATTATCAGGATGAAATTGAGCAAATCCCACCTGCTTTTTTAAGAAAACCGGAAAAAAGCCTGGTGGTATATACGCCGGCCATTCCTAAAGATCATCAACAGTTTCAGCTTTTAAAAGAAAGAAAGTTTCCAATCGTTAAAAGAGCGGAACTTTTAGGCCTGCTGTCTTCGGAAAAATTCACGATGGCCGTTGCCGGGACTCATGGCAAAACTACAACTACTGCTATTTTAGGGCATTTGCTGAAGGAAACAGGAGCTCCGGTAACCGCTTTCCTTGGAGGTGTGAGTGAAGATATCCAGAGTAACCTGATCATGAAAGGGGATGAGGTTATTGTAGTGGAAGCTGATGAATTTGACCGCTCATTTCTTCATTTAAAACCCAATCTTGCTGCTATTACCTCGATGGATGCTGATCACCTGGATATTTACGGGGAAAAGGCCGAACTCGAGAAATCGTTCCGTGAATTCGCGGCAAAGGTTCCCGAAGATGGAAAGCTGTATGTGAAAAATGGGCTGCCATTGAAGGGTTACCGGATTGGTGTGGAAGACGAAAGCGAATTTTCGGCTCAAAATGTACGTATCCAAAACGGGGAATATTTATTTGACCTTCATACCCCAACGGGAACCATTGAAAATTTACAATTTAATCTACCCGGTAAACACAATTTATTGAATGCTATAACAGCCCTGGCGATGGCGATAGACTACGGCTCCCCAACCGTCGACCTTGGCAGGGCTTTGCATAGCTTCAAAGGTGTACGCCGTAGATTTAGCTATAGAATTAAAACCGGCGAACAGGTATTGATCGATGATTACGCGCATCACCCCACAGAGATTGCTGCGGTTCATCAGGCTGTTCGTGAAATGTACCCCAACAAAAAGGTTTTAGCGGTTTTTCAGCCCCACCTGTTTAGCCGTACCCGTGACTTTGCTGAAGAATTTGCCCAGAGCCTCTCGGTGTTCGATGAGGTGATGCTGATGGATATTTACCCTGCGAGGGAAATACCAATCGAAGGCATTTCTTCAGCCTGGTTGCTGGAAAAGATCGAAAATGAGAAAAAGCAGCTGGTTTCAAAAGAAGAGCTGGCTTCCAGTATCAAGAAATCTTCCGCGGAAGTGGTGATGATGATTGGTGCAGGAGATATAGGAGAAGAAGTGGAAAAGGTCCAAAAAGCATTGTTGAATGAAGCGTAG
- the murG gene encoding undecaprenyldiphospho-muramoylpentapeptide beta-N-acetylglucosaminyltransferase, with translation MKKPLKVILSGGGTGGHIYPAIAIADELKKRHPDAKFLFVGAKDRMEMEKIPQAGYDIEGLWISGIDRKLSLRNLVFPFKLMSSLSKSRKIINKFQPDVVIGTGGFASGPLLRVAISKGIPTLIQEQNSIPGITNRILGKYADTICAAYEQVKSVFPAEKTIITGNPVRQDLLKVEQNREEGLKHFQLDPAKKTVLVLGGSLGARRINKLIEMHLAAFKNEQIQLVWQTGKLYYEEYKKYDSQNIRVCEFLNRMDLAYAAADVIISRAGAGSVSELCIVGKPVLFIPSPNVAENHQAKNAMAIADRDAALVITEDELNERFELCFFSLLKDETRLKRFSENIKKLALPNATTAIAEEVEKLINE, from the coding sequence ATGAAAAAGCCATTGAAGGTCATATTGTCTGGAGGAGGAACAGGTGGGCATATCTACCCGGCCATCGCTATTGCTGATGAGCTGAAAAAACGCCATCCGGATGCCAAATTTCTTTTCGTAGGAGCCAAAGACCGAATGGAAATGGAGAAAATTCCTCAGGCTGGATATGATATTGAGGGATTATGGATTAGCGGAATTGATCGAAAACTGAGTTTGAGAAACCTGGTTTTTCCTTTTAAGCTGATGAGCAGTTTATCCAAATCTCGCAAGATCATCAATAAATTCCAGCCGGATGTAGTAATCGGGACCGGTGGTTTTGCCAGTGGCCCCTTGCTGAGAGTGGCTATTTCAAAGGGAATTCCAACGCTTATCCAGGAACAGAATTCCATTCCGGGAATTACTAACCGGATACTCGGAAAATATGCTGATACGATCTGCGCGGCTTATGAGCAGGTAAAATCAGTATTTCCTGCTGAAAAAACGATCATCACCGGTAACCCAGTGAGGCAGGACCTTCTGAAAGTGGAACAGAACCGGGAAGAAGGTTTGAAGCATTTTCAGCTTGATCCCGCAAAAAAAACAGTGCTGGTCCTGGGCGGAAGTCTTGGAGCCAGAAGGATCAATAAACTGATCGAGATGCACCTGGCAGCTTTCAAAAATGAGCAAATACAACTGGTTTGGCAAACGGGGAAACTCTACTACGAGGAATATAAAAAATACGATTCCCAAAACATTCGGGTTTGTGAATTCCTGAACCGGATGGATCTGGCCTATGCCGCGGCAGATGTGATTATTTCCCGTGCCGGAGCCGGAAGCGTTTCAGAATTATGCATTGTAGGGAAACCGGTACTTTTTATCCCTTCCCCGAATGTGGCAGAGAATCATCAGGCGAAGAACGCGATGGCAATTGCTGACCGTGATGCGGCGCTGGTGATAACAGAAGATGAATTGAATGAACGCTTTGAGCTTTGTTTTTTTAGCCTGCTGAAAGACGAAACACGTTTAAAGCGGTTTTCAGAAAATATTAAAAAGCTCGCTTTACCGAATGCTACGACGGCGATCGCGGAGGAAGTGGAAAAATTAATAAACGAATAA
- a CDS encoding FtsW/RodA/SpoVE family cell cycle protein, translating into MGTIFSQLKGDKVIWAVAGLLAIFSFLPVYSASSNLAYLHGDGGTFGFLIVHFFHLLLGFCLLFAVHKVPYHYFRGISILLLPVVIALLIFTILQGTTIEGAYASRWIRIPLLNVSFQSSTLAAVVLMVYVARYLSKIVDQKVNFKETIIPLWLPVFVVLALILPANFSTTAIIFCMVLVLMFLGGYPIKYLAAIVGAGLLMLSLFILTAKAFPGVLPSRVDTWSSRIETFFSNDKETEQYQVEKAKIAIAQGGITGVGIGKSVQRNFLPQSSSDFIYAIIVEEMGLVGAFAVMFGYLLLLFRIVIVATKANTIFGKLLVMGVGIPMVFQALINMGVAVELFPVTGQTLPLISSGGTSIWMTCISLGLILSVSAKREEEIIESQNKIEPEEENPLDILSEAL; encoded by the coding sequence ATGGGTACGATTTTTTCACAATTAAAGGGGGATAAGGTTATCTGGGCAGTGGCCGGTTTGTTGGCAATATTTTCATTTTTGCCGGTTTACAGCGCCAGTAGTAACCTTGCATATCTGCATGGTGACGGAGGAACTTTTGGCTTCCTGATTGTGCATTTCTTCCATTTATTGTTGGGATTCTGCCTGTTGTTCGCTGTTCATAAAGTGCCGTATCATTACTTCCGCGGAATATCCATTTTATTGCTGCCGGTTGTGATTGCGCTTCTCATTTTTACCATTTTGCAGGGAACTACCATTGAAGGCGCTTATGCCAGCAGGTGGATCCGGATTCCGCTGTTAAACGTTTCATTTCAGTCTTCTACGCTGGCGGCCGTTGTTTTGATGGTTTACGTAGCCCGGTACCTGTCTAAAATCGTCGATCAGAAAGTCAATTTTAAAGAAACAATTATCCCGCTTTGGTTACCGGTATTTGTGGTATTAGCCTTAATTTTGCCGGCCAATTTTTCCACCACGGCCATTATTTTTTGCATGGTGCTGGTTTTGATGTTCTTAGGGGGGTATCCAATAAAATATTTAGCCGCGATCGTGGGGGCAGGGCTGCTGATGCTGTCGCTGTTTATCCTTACGGCTAAGGCATTTCCCGGGGTTTTACCTTCCAGGGTAGATACCTGGTCCAGCCGTATTGAAACCTTTTTCAGCAATGATAAAGAAACAGAGCAATATCAGGTTGAAAAAGCCAAAATTGCCATCGCGCAGGGAGGAATTACCGGCGTGGGGATTGGAAAAAGTGTTCAGCGAAATTTTCTTCCGCAGTCGTCTTCAGATTTTATCTATGCGATCATCGTGGAAGAAATGGGGCTGGTGGGCGCTTTTGCCGTGATGTTTGGGTACCTGTTGCTCTTATTCCGAATCGTTATAGTGGCTACGAAAGCAAATACGATCTTCGGAAAATTACTGGTCATGGGCGTGGGAATTCCAATGGTTTTCCAGGCACTGATCAATATGGGAGTGGCCGTAGAACTGTTCCCTGTAACGGGCCAAACCCTGCCGCTCATAAGTAGCGGGGGAACTTCGATCTGGATGACCTGTATTTCGCTGGGTCTTATCCTGAGCGTTAGTGCCAAAAGAGAAGAAGAAATTATTGAAAGTCAGAATAAAATTGAACCGGAAGAGGAAAATCCTCTTGATATCCTGAGTGAAGCCTTATGA